Genomic window (Aethina tumida isolate Nest 87 chromosome 4, icAetTumi1.1, whole genome shotgun sequence):
TTTCCTACGTCCTAGGTGCTACTTTACCAAATGACAATATTacaccaaaatattttgatgggATTATAAGGAAGTAAGTAGAAAGATctcacattaattattattagtaatcacaaaaatatataaattattatttttcaaatgtttatttttctattattattattagtattattattattacgaaactgtatatttataaatatcctaAAAATGTTGccattcttttaaattttatattgtcgtTTCATTCTAGAATATAAATGCAGCAAGTCTTGAAAAAACCAATATCATAccgtgttttgttttattatgaaatttttatgaaaccaTAAACAGTAAATATGCACCGTGAAATTTGCAGCAGAATATCAAATTCAActttatctgaaaatatataataaactaatgtttattgtttatttattaatgtaagaattaatttatatatttttcttacgttcttcaatataaattatacgtataaaaccaatttatcaaaataatatttttccatttttatttcattagaaTTCAACTACAtgggtataaaataaatgagtttTTCCAGTgacatgtttaaattaatttcttaaatatcaaGCGAAATTATTctcatttctatttaaaatttaataaagactaGATAGAATACGGACTCGAATAGCAACACAGGCATGAAATgaatctttttttaaaatggatgTCAAAAAGGGAGTTACTCGGTTTGAGttccaattattaaatttcatgttcatttcaattttcattttcataaaaataataaagaaacaaaatgtCATTTCGTCGTGCTTATCTAGAAAGCTCGGTCTGGAATTTCGATATAATTAGTGTCACGTTGTTGtaagtataaaaatgaataatatgattttgagGTGAttctcaaataaatatttattataaaaataccgaAATATTTCCTACATttccaacatttatttatgttgatattaataacatttaatttagttatatttataatacatgtataataatttaggtACTTTgcgattattttatatttatattaatattcaattaatattatttgtaaattcttatttagattgactttaattataatttataattactactTGACCTTAAGCTTTagcttaataaattgtaatgtcATAGAACAAagcaatagttttaataaaaaggaaagacttatatgaaacataaattattcagttagTAAATGTCAAAATGAATAGTTTAACTCTAATGTACAGCAGGATATCCTCGATGAACAGCATCCCTTGCAAACAATCCATATCTTTATTGTTCGTCATTCGTATATACAAATCTTGAATAAcccttataaaataatttaaattcacacataggactattaaattaatttcgtgaATGGTCTTTAcgtatacttaaataaatatcttacattacaaattgtttttgcttgaattatatttttttcattttcttaataacaatataaataaataaatgagttcagaattaaattatttatgaaatataaagtgatttaattattggttaATCCGATTAAATCTTAAGCTAAATACAACCATCAACAAATTTAACTCGAATAGAGAATAAcagtagtttattaaaaaaagatactTAATCATTCGTAGAGCAATATTTTTCCGATTTCCATGATCACGATAACAAATCTTTTTTCCCATTGCTGTTGAATATTTCAGCAGACCCACAAGTTCTTTTCGATATACTAAAGCGACCCAAATAAAAGGTTGACCAAACATAGCTCTATGTGGCAAGTTAATAGTTGTTAATTTCCGTTTTAGTGGCATTGCCGAGGAAATAGTGGATACCGGGAGTACTGCTTTCTCCGGACAACAGGAAACGGGAACAGCCACCGGCGTCTCTACAGCAGATGGAATTCCGGCACAATTGCATGATGTCGTGGACTTTGGGGATTCCGCCCCACTGACGGCAGTGAAAGAAAAACGGTGTCCGAGGTAAATGAATGTGTATATTGATTCTTCTGCTATGaacagtattaatttatatgagtgacactatattaaattacttccgagtaatcaaaattttgtagttcttttattattcttaagtttttaaatatgtaaatgaaaCAGAAAATGcaataacatatataatttcgTTTTCCTGAGGTACTGTTAGAATAttgacttattttaaattaaccaatAATATCCTTTGATTTTAGATCAAAGCTTTGtggcaaataattaattatcaaccGAAAGACATTGCTTCTGTTTCTATTGACATTTCTCCTTGTAGTACAATATATGACAGGACAATTTAGACAATTCGTAAAATAATACACacataaattagttttcaagtttttgaaCTGATGctaaacataaaattctacgatttttttatttaggtcATTCACCTAGACAGTGGCAAATTACTACTGTTTTTtggtttatcattttatataatgcaGCGTTCGGGATAAATAGCTTGCCCATTGGAGGTGAACAATATTTCGTTCGTTTGTACACAAACCTGGTTCGTTTCGAtcggaaaaaataataaccgaGTTGTAGGAACAAGTTTCACGCAGTTTTTAACCATTTTCGCCTCAAATAATTCCGATACCcatccttttaatttttaatctataatttattcaatcacttCGAGCCACAATAGGCCAAGATAGAATACATGAAAATGTATATAAGGAAATAAAAAGATACATACATTTGAACTGTGGAAAGGAACTTCGACTATTGGTCGGATCTTctcttataaaaaatcatcgaTACTCCACCAATATTTGTTCGTCTCTGGAGCTTTCATATCGTCTAAAATAGAGATTTTAGACATGTATTGGTGGTACTTTTCACCTTAATCATCGCTCTGGCCACTTAGATTTCCTGGAAAGTGAAACCAATGACTGAAGAGCAAGTTcattttatatcttatatgAAGTTGAAAAtcgaaattgaatatttgggTATGAATATgacttgaaataaaattacattctaCTTCTGTAACAATGCTTTGATCCTTTTGATGCAATTGTGATATTTGTATTGTCTTCTAAGTGAACGTTTTGGTaatgagaaatttatttttcagaaatactctgacattcattaaatatatctacAATTGactataaatttgatattgcaAAGAAATTCAATTAGAATATTAGAATTACTTGTTACTTGCTAAAAAATACGAGTATTACTTAAATAGCGATAGAATCGAATTAAATACAACTGGAGgcatattcaaattatctttctaaagaaatattattaatttcaatggaaCATGTCATTAATTCTGAACAGCGcgttaaatgaaataacacGTTACTTGTTACTCAATCAGtcggaaaatttaatattttttatactaataaaattgtattatttaaaataattttctcaaattacgaattacatatttaaaaaaaaagatttcttttaacattttgtagaCAAACTCGAtcacaattttcatttaaat
Coding sequences:
- the LOC126265407 gene encoding uncharacterized protein LOC126265407; protein product: MFVSYVLGATLPNDNITPKYFDGIIRNGIAEEIVDTGSTAFSGQQETGTATGVSTADGIPAQLHDVVDFGDSAPLTAVKEKRCPRVGAPILQLAKRDIDKSRLFDMRMTQVGTCMS